The nucleotide window AGTCAGTGACAGGCGAGGACTCTGAGTCGCACCCAGGATGGCAGCAAACGCTGATCGAGCGCGTCGTTGCGCTCGTGCTGCGCCATGAGGTCCCCGACGAGCCGGACCTGGACGTAGGCGTACTGGCGACCGACGACGCAGCGATCCAGAATCTGAACCGAGACTACCGTGGAATCGACGCGTCTACCGACGTGCTCGCGTTCGCGATGCGAGAGGGCGTTGACGCCGGGCTGAACCCGCACCTACTGGGCGACATCGCCATTTCGGTAGAGACCGCGGAACGCCAGGCGGCAGACGCCGGACACTCGGTCGAGACGGAGTTGGCGATCCTGGCGATCCACGGTACGCTGCATCTCCTCGGCTATGACCATGACGCGGACGACGACTACGAGCGCATGCGCGCCCGCGAGACGGAGTTGCTCGCAGAGATCGTCGCCTCCGCCGATTGGCGAGACGCTCTTCGGGCACGCGGCGAATAGCAGCTCGGAGACGGGCAGGAACAGACGACATGCCGGACGCACTGACGCGCGCTGTGATCGCGCTATCGTGGCTCGCGCTGGGCATCGTCGCCGCGACCGACAGCGTCGTCGTACAGTCGCGACGCGACGCGCTGACCGACCTGCTGACGCACGACGCGGATGCCGATCCGGTCGGGCGTGAACTGCGACGCCGCTACCACGCCTATCGCTCGGCAGCTACCTGCGTTCGCATCCTCCTGTTCGCCGTTTCGATCTACATGGCTTCGACGCTCGGCGTCGCGACCACCACCGTCGCCGTCGTGGGCGTCCTTGCAGTTGAGTTGGCGGGATCCGCGCTCGTCCGCGCAGAGGGTCGGCGCTCGGCGCGTTTCTTCGCCGCAGTCGCCCGACTCCTGCGCCTGCTCACCTTCCCGGTGTCCGCAGCGGTTGGAGCCATGCGAGATCGACCCTCCGAACGCCCGGAGACGTCGAGCACTGCCGACGACAGCGCGCTCGTCGAAGAACGCGACGAGGTCTCTGCCGCCGATTCGAACGCGGACCTCG belongs to Candidatus Poribacteria bacterium and includes:
- the ybeY gene encoding rRNA maturation RNase YbeY, with protein sequence MPSPSESVTGEDSESHPGWQQTLIERVVALVLRHEVPDEPDLDVGVLATDDAAIQNLNRDYRGIDASTDVLAFAMREGVDAGLNPHLLGDIAISVETAERQAADAGHSVETELAILAIHGTLHLLGYDHDADDDYERMRARETELLAEIVASADWRDALRARGE